The sequence below is a genomic window from Haematobia irritans isolate KBUSLIRL chromosome 3, ASM5000362v1, whole genome shotgun sequence.
gtaaaaattttatttctatagaaaattttgtcaacattttatttctatagaaaattttgccaacaatttatttttgcagaaaattttgtcaaaattgattaccatagaaatttttgtcaaaatttattcccatagaacattttgacaaaattttattcccatagaaaatattgacaaaattttgtcaagttttatttaatggaaaattttgccaaaattttatttctatagaaaattttgtaaaaattttatttctatagaaaatttagtcaaaatttcattcctatagaaaattttgtcaaaattttattcccatagaaaattttgacaacattttatttccatagaaagttttgtcaatttttatttaatggaaaattttgccaaaattttatttctatagaaaattttgtaaaaattttatttctatagaaaattttgtaaaaatttttttctatagaaaattttgtaaaaattttatttctatagaaaattttgccaacaatttttttatatagcaacatttgccaacaatttattttacagaaaattttgtcaaaatttattcccataggaaattttgacaaaattttatttccatagaaaattttgtcaagttttatttaatggaaaattttgccaaaattttatttctatagaagattttgtaaaaaatttatttctatagaaaattttggaaaaattttatttctttagaaaattttgtctaaattttggttctatagaaaattttgccaacaatttatttctacaggaattttttttgaaaatttaatttctatagaaaattttgtcaaaatttattaccttggaaaatgttgacaaaattttatttccatagaaatttttttcaaaattttatttctatagaaaattttgtcaaaattttatttctatagaaaattttgtcaataatttatttttatggaaaattttgacaaaattttatttccatagaaaattttgtcaatttttatttaatgaaaaattttgccaaattttaaagaaaattttgtaaaaattttatttctatagaaagttttgtcaaaattttagttctatagaaaatgttgccaacaatttatttctacagaattttttttgtatatttcatttctaaagaaaattttgtcaaaatttattcccatagaaaatttcgacaaaattttatttccatagaaagttttgtccaattttcattctatagaaaattttgtcaataaattatttctatagaaagttttgacaaaattgtatttccatagaaaattttgtcaatttttatttaatggaaaatttgccaaaattgaatttctatattttatttaaattttgtcacaattttgtttctatagaaaattttgtcaaaatttcatttgtatagaaaattttgtcaaaattttatttgtatagaaaattttgtaaaaatgttatttctatagaaaattttgtacaattatatttctatagaaagttttgtcaagattttatttctatagaaaattttgtcaaaatttcatttgtatagaaaattttgtcaaaatttttttttatagaaaattttgtcaacattttatttctatagaaaattttgacaaaaagttatttttaaataaaattttatttctatagaaaattttgtcaaaattttatttctataaaaaattttgtcaaaatttattcccgtagaaaattttgtcaaaatgttatttctatagaaaattttgtcaaaattttagttctatagaaaatgttgtcaacattttatttctagagaaaattttgtcaaaatgttatttctatagaaaattttgacaacattttatttctataaaaaattttgtcaaaatgttatttctatagaaaattgttgtcaaaattttatttctatagaaaattttaccaacaatttATTCCTACGGAaaccttttttaaaaatttcatttctatagaaaattttgttaaaatttattcccatagaaaattttgtcaaaattttatttctataaaaaatgttgtcaaaattttatttttatagaaaattttttaaaaattttatttctatggaaaaatttgacaaaattttatttctatggaaaaatttgataaaattttatttctatagaaaattttgactaaattttatttctatggaaaaatttgacaaaattttatttctatagaaaattttgacaaaaagttatttttaaagaaaattttatttctatagaaaatgttctcaaaattttatttctataaaaaattttgtcaaaatttattcccgtagagaatgttgtcaaaaatttatttctatagaaaattttgtcaaaattgtatttctatagaaaattttgtcaacattttatttctatagaaaattttgtaaaaattttatttctttttttatttcagcttaaggaACCACACCTTAagctgttgggtttaatgaactgcctgaatttattcttataattggttgattgttttgctgcaagtagaggatgctgatgaggaatgtggtaattccgaaacgtgcgtccatccaaccatcttgcagtctatagggctttgcccaaataaatttgacagacattattttcctctgtttgtttagctacacttgtagtttagtcaatgtatggttttaagctaaaaaaaaaaaacaacaacaatgcttaaagaacaaaaccaacaattacaaaacaaaattttatttctatagaaaatttttgtaaaaattgtatttctatagaaaaatttttaaaaattttatttttataaaaaaattttgtcaaaattttatttctatagaaaattttgtcaacattttatttttatagaaaattttgtcaaaattttgtcaaaattttatttctatagaaaattttgtcaacattttatttttatagaaaattttgtcaaaattttatttctatagaaaattttgtcaaaattttatttctatagaaaattttgtcaacaatttatttctatagaaaattttgtcaacaatttatttctatagaatattttttgaaaatttattcccattgaatatttaaaaaaaaattatttccatagaaaatttttacaaaattttatttctatagaaaattttgtcaaaattttatttctatggaaaaaaatgacaaaattttatttctataaaaaattttgacaaaatgttatttttatagaaaattttgtaaacattttatttctatagaaaattttatttttataaaaaattttgtcaaaatttattcccgtagaaaattttgtcaaaattttatttctatagaaaattttgtcaaaattttatttctatagaaaatttttgtaaaaattttatttctatttatagaaaaaatagccGCCGAGTGGCTAGAGCTGCAAAACTATCGATAGTCGCTCCATTCGATAGTTTCCTTGAGCACTATCGATACTATCGCTTAATTTGCGTATGTTAGCCGCTAAAATGTGCATTTTCACGATTAATTCTCTTTAATAcgccattttaaagaatataaacttctccatcaagttattataaaatttgcatcaaatatgtataattttacacTCTTTTTACTGATACATTTTTGAGTTtatcggctaaactcgaacttagtactcacctttagtctATGAAATCATTAGATGTCCCAAATACTATCCGAGAATTATTGTGTAATTAAATGAATTGTGGTTAGAAAAAAAGCATATCtgccctggtgtactttttGGCTGCAATTCactaaattacaccctctcacagaagaaaaaattaactaaaagtaaagaaaaaaagcattggaattgtaccaaaaatttcTTGAGCTTTGTTGTTATAATAATTTCGCTtagaacattttaataaaatgtaaatttgattgtacaaTTAATCTCATTGCCCTTAGGATAatgcgccgtccagactataagtttatccggacggaatgtctgtgtttgaaaAGAATcttaagcggaccttagacggtcggataaacactccgacagaggttcgtctatttgttgtgtgttcgttcaagttttccccttacactgcacgaacaaatgtgatgacaacatgaaaaaataagaagaagcataaacaaacaatgaagttgtacgaagatttatgggtgaaacaatttttttttctgaaaaactggaagaagataataaaaaaaaatcctggtaTATGTGTCAAAACACATATACCAGgaagtaatccacatttaatatattacaaattacttgaatttcaaaatacttgtcgcctggtttcccattgattggaagtggaatttttccatgtttttgccacaatactggtttagatttatatatttctttaattttcaaccagaattggcgatccatcattaatttcattgcataaatgcctgtttttaatgtaaaaataaatttgtctttgataatgtttgtcgaacatccccttacacacaatgatttgtaccacccaaccagaaaaaatcaaagttgttttgattttatgccaacacgtccccgcgacagccgaacacgaccttatacaatcggatttgtcgccgcaacgtgttgtgtcgcagggtttatccgaccgtataaggtgccctttacaatggccaatcgatacgaattgtcggcgatgattaaatattcgataaatgtgttatcgatcccattaacaagcagcagtatcgattatgccgtcagacttaacttataatgtggtcAACatctgggatatgttcgacaccagCACTGTCGtctggataaacttatagtctggacggcgtataacatcaaattgattttGTAATGGCTAACTGTACGCCGGAggcttcaggctcacttacactattcagtccattgtgataccacattggtgaacttctctcttatcactgagtgctgcccgattccatgttaagctcaatgacaagggacctcttttttataggcgagtccgaatggcgttccacattgcagtggaatCACTTAGagatggaataatccaccgctgaaaaactttttggtgttcggtcgaagcagcaatcgaacccacgaccttgtgtatgcaaggcgggcatgctaaccattgcaccacggtggctgccaCTGTACCTAACCTAGCTTCCTTCTGCTTTCTTCGTTGTTTGGCATAAGCAGACCATGGACTTCTCCCTCTTACAAAAGAAATCATGTACCTTAGCCAAATTTTAatagtaaattaatttattaatttaaaagtaaattaatttatttttatttgttatcaTGTCCATTACATTGTTgcaataataatttttcaatttccgcATCTTCAACCAAACCCCCAGTCCACGAAAGTATTGTCTGATAATTTTCCTTATGTAAATTCATAATAACTCTCGTATTGCCCTGGTCCTTTCGCTTGTGATCGAGTACCATTTGACCTCGGGTATGGCGTCCGGCCAATTCAATGGTTGCATAATAGAGGCGACTTCTAGTAATCGTTAATTCGGGAAAAAGGAATGATACCACAGCCAAAGCATCGCAAACAATCCATTTGGCATAACCTAAAGGACGTAGAAAGGCATTTTCTACAGCATTCATTAGACGCATGGCCTTGGAATCCACTTTGCCAAAGACTTCGAAACGCCAATCCTACAGGAAAAAGAAATTGCGAATTAATAATTAGAAATCGGATGTAGTTCAGTACATACCAAATCATAATTCATTTCACCATCAATACATGTTTCCCAAGGAACTACCACCATGGGCTTCTCAATACTTTCAAATACAATATGGGCTGCTTCAGGATccaacataaaattaaattcagcACTTTTGGTAACATTACCCttgcctatagaaacaaatgaaaaatgagtTCCAAATATAATTCCAAAGATGAATCGAGTCTCTATAACCTACCTCTATAGTTTCCACCCATAATATATAGATTTCCCACTTTATCCAGAAAATCTTGACCATACATATTAATACAGACGGCAAAATTGGTCAAAGGTCCAAGTAAAAGAAAATCCACTTTTTTGGGATACTGCGAGAAAAGAGAATaaacattattatttatttcgatAAACTATAGCTATATATAGTCCACATTACCTGGCATACATTTCGGTACATCATATTTACAGCATGCTCATCTTGTACTTTAGTACTGGTTACCACTGGCAAATtcggaatatctccaaaaccatCACGGCCATGGAAGAATTTGTGTTCGAAATTTGGAGGGATTATTGAATGATCACAGCCTCTGTAGACGGGTATCTGCAAAGACGGAGTTATTTGTTAAACCAAATCTGTTGTTAAACTACAAACTCAGGAACCACCAATAGAGAAAAAAACTGTGTTCTGCTACCCCAACTTGATTTTGGTTTGCATATACAATTCATGCAACACGAACTAGTCCATCGCAAAAATGTTTAAGTTCCTTCAATGAGGCCTTCGGTCCTACTGCTCCCTCACTGACACCTTCGGACTTAAAGTTCCGCTACTGAGATAATCGGATCGACAGATCCACTACCttgctacagttccaccacagagTTTCGGGTCTACAGTTTCATAACTGAGACCTTCGTgccaaccgtggtgcaatggttagcatgcccgctttgcatataaAGTGccgcgggttcgattcctgcttcgaccgaacacccaaaattttttcagcggtggattatcacctCTCAATAAAGGTGATGATATTGCTGAGTGTTTCAATGCATCTCTAATTTCTTTCAcgaccatataaaacgttcggactcggctataaaaaggaggtcccttgctattgagcttaacatggaatgggctacactctgtgataagagagaagttcaccactgtggcattATAATGGACTAaattgtctaagtgagactgaaatatcgggctgacacctaacctaacctttgcgCCTACAGTTCGTATGTAGACTAGCTGTAGAGTAGTTGCATGATAGTCATTAAAATCGACTCGAAAGGACTACGACACGACCTCCGATACCAAAGCTGATACAGTTTCTACAACAATCAATTGTAGCAATACGAAGACTTTGGAGGGAATAAGACATTATGGACAGTTGGGAACGGCGAAAAATCGATTGGAATACCAGTTCCCGATCAAATACAAAACGACCCCTGAGGCATATAGTTCGCTGGTAGACTAGTTAGTAAAGTAGTTTGTATCCGATTACCGACCCAAGCTTTAATCTACCCCGGAACGACTATCACACCACTCCCGATATCGAAGCTGATACCACACCGCTTTTACAACAAtcaacgggagccaccgtggtgcaatggttagcatgcccgccttgcttacacaaggtcgtggtttcgattcctgcttcgatagaacaccaaaatgtttttcagcgatggattatcccacgtcAGTAAATCTGGTaatatttctgagagtttcaaaactcctctaagtggtttcactgcaatgtggacagccattcggactaggctataaaaatGGGGGCCCCTTTTCAttgggcttaacatggaatcggactgcactcagtgacaagagagaaattcaccactgtggtatcgcaatggactgaatagtctaattgagtctgatacatcgggctgccacctaacctaagctaacccAACCTACAACAATCAACTGTAGCAACACGAAGACGTCCGAAGGCGGAAGACATTATCTACAGTTCGGAATATTGAGAAATCGACTAGAACACCAGTTCCCGATCAACTACAAATCGGCGAATACACAACGAACCGAACTACTCAACAATGGCAATTCATCTAATGAATGAAATATTCTGCGATCACCTACAAACTAAAGCTCTCCTAAATTACCGATCACCTACGAATGGAATTTCTCAACAACAAATCGAACTCCTCGTGTACTACCGATCATAAACGAACCGACGTTCTTATCCACTACCGATCATAAACGAAACGAATTTCTCATCAACTACCCAACCAACGTTCTCATCCTCTACGAATTTCCCATCGACTATCGATTATTAACCAACCGAATTTATCATCAATTACAgagtatctaggttaggttaggataggtggcagccggatgtatcaggctcacttagacgattcagtccattatgataccacattggtgaacttctctcttatcactgagtgctgcccgattccatgttaagctcaatgacaagggacctcctttttatagccgagtccgaacggcgttccacattgcagtgaaaccacttagagaagttttgaaaccctcagaaatgtcaccagcattactgaggtgggataatccaccgctgaaaaactttttggtgttcggtcgaagcagaaatcgaacccacgaccttgtgtatgcaaggcgggcatgctaaccattgcaccacggtgactcccacAGAGTATCTACTAATCGACGTTCTCATCGACTACTCGTCATAAACCTAATTCTTATAAACTAACGAGCGAACCGAATTCTTATCAACTTCCGATCATCACTGAATCGATGCACTCTCAAGGAACTGTATCTCTCATCATAACGATCATCAAGAGGTCCACCACTGAGACTTCGGTTCGGTGCGCTCGTAGACTAGATAGTACAGTAGTTTGATTTGGTTGTCGTCAGTTGTACTGAAATCGACCCTAAGCTGTTTCCGACCCCGGAACGACTCTCACTGGCGATATTGAATCTGATACCACACCGCTTCTACAACAATCAACTGTAGCAGCACGCAGACGTCCGATGGCAGAAAACGTTATCTACAGTTCTGTACGCGGACAAATCGACCAGAACAACAGTTACCGATCAATTACACATCGACGTGTACGCAACTTGCCATTCATCAACGAACCAGACTACTTAGCAACGACCAACCATCCACCTCTAGTTTATATGATTGTCGTAATACTAAAACCAATCCTAAGCTATTACCGATCTATCAACGAAAGCAATAGTCTCCGATCACCTAAAAGTCGAAGGTCCCATAAATTACCGATACCGTACTTTGCCAACAAAAAGAACTCCTCTCCATCTACCGATCATCGACGAATCTACATTTTCATTTACAGCCGATCACAAATGAATCGACATTCTCATCCACTACCGATCATAAATGAACCTAATTTCACATAAACTACCGAATATCGATGAACCGACGATCTTATGCACTAGCGATCTTTAACGAACCGAATTCTTATCGACTACCAACCATCAAGGAACCGACACACTCATCAATGAACCCAATCGCAAATCAAGCAACCGAACCGAACCTAAGTTCTTCTAATCTACCGATTATGTACGAACCGAATTCCTACTTCATATCAGCAAAGATGCCAGTCCTCATTATCTACACATCTATGACATCCCGAATACCTACTTCCATCGGATCCAGTGTTGTAGGATTAGGGGATTTGTCCTCAAACTGGGGATTTCTCTCGTGGTTGgggtaatttttttcactttgggGATTTGACTGGCCATAACGTCGTGATTTGGGGATATTTCTACTTTCAATCGCAtagtattaaatttattataaaaagtgTAAAAGCGAAGTACAATATGGTTTATGGACTAAAtcgacaccgaaagaattctcttcgttaattttacgaagaattcttcattaactattcttcgtgaattcttgattaaaataacgaaattttcatttattttcgtaaattttacgaaaaacattttacgaatatacgaaacttctacgaaatattctacattaacttatcttcgtaaaaagttcgtacttttaacgaaactttcttcaaatttcatgaattttgtgaagaagtttttacgaatattttacgaaacattctgcgttaaaatttcttcataaaaagtacgaaacattttctttgaaataacgaaaaagtttcattgaagttgtaaaatttccgttcgcgacattaaattgtcttttataatgtccttgattgtattcctttattctacttTGTAAAGTACTGATGTCCtttttcacacttgtaactacaaccaaatgcactttcgtctataattttttttctaaaagttcgaacacttttgaaaaaaaagtacgaaaatttttcataaaaactacgaacatttttcataaaaagtacgaaacattttcataaaaagaacgaaactgttttcataaaaagtactaaaatttttcataaaaagtacgaatattcttcataaaaagtacgaatttttttcttacaaactacgaaatatttcgtacttttaatgaaaactttctttggttgtaaaacaatgacaaatttcgtacttttaacgaaatttttcgttctttttacgaagaaaattattTCGGTGGAGTTGCTATTTATCATCGCTgcttcatatttttgtaacaaatttgaagaaggcCCAACTTCCGTTATTACTTGGGGTTATATATCTGTCCGGCTTTAAACGGTCTTCTTAAGTACCACGAAAACTTTCTTCTAGTTTCATATTGCTTTCGTTTCGAAAACATCTGGCAACTGTGATAAGATCTTGATTAGCAAAATGCAACTCTGCTTTTCAGGGAAATCGCAAcactctcgtttgtcggcaGTGCTACAAATTCCCTAACTTGCTGCCATGTGTGGCCTTTTTTCCAAcactatctcccgatttgatgtCTTGACATTTGAGCTTGTACAGTTCTCATCTTGTACATCActtgtttccatttcagtctACAGCTCCTATGGAAATTATACTAGTTTCTATAtaagatatctatagaaatttgttgcatattttcaggcagTGCATTTAAATAATATATCCAACAACCGTGCGGACAGGCAAGAGGACGGACGTTCATTATGGTTTCTGCGGGTCATTCTGAGATGAATTAAATGTgtataaacacaaaacaaaactttttaaatttaatcagCACCTCCCACCCCCCGCCTTGCACAATAATATTCACAATAAACAATAATAacacttttaaaaatattatatgattatacaaatacaaatgaTGTAGAACTTACATCCAACCGATCAACACTATCCAAAACACGTAAAGCGTTACGCACTCCATTGTCCACATCCGTATTACCGCGGACACATGTTACACCAAGTATCTCATAGGAACGCGATTGGACCACACTAAAGGTATGtggtttttgtaaaagtttcttGAAAAATTCTTCACCCTTAATGAGCATTAGCAGGGCCCAAGCATCATCATTGCCAATGTCACAGTCACAAATTACATATCTACCATCACCACCCACTTGCTCTGAGTTTTCCATCTCGGTGGACCGTTGCCGTGAAATGCTGGGatgaaactaaaaattttgcaaaacaaaatacaaaaatcgcATCCGATatcttttgtttatatttcatgtctatgtggattattattgttattgccATTATTAAAAAGGGTCTCGTTGGttcttatcataattttatttagttcAAAACTTTTGGTAGTGTTTAGATATGGCCACAGTTGTTAGTTCTATTTTCTTAACTACTAATCAAGTGACATTGACTTCGTTGTGAAAAGAAATCACAACAAGTGGTGATTCCTGGCGAAGCATCTTACAAGGCCTTTGGTTTTTAGGGGCCCCCGTTGATGTTGTAGTATCAATGTATATACTAGTTTTGTCGTATACGTTAAGTGAGTAgacagcagagaatgaagccggcccatttttgtcggcggttgctgacactaaatttttgcctctagCAGCGGCGGCGTGGCGGCTAAGccgacataaaattgtctactCGACGGCGCATTATAAAaccaatttgaagttttttgaatggtaatgagattagttgtacaaccaatcttacaatcaaatttacatttcattaaaattttctgagcaaaatgttgatgagcaaaattattataggagcttgaaaatgatttattaagggtaaaattcaaaattttgaaaaaaaatgcaacaattataaacacatttttctgatttcaaccgaaatttttgagtaattggcggctaaatttgagtcgagatgggtCGACATTTTCGGCGGCGGTGTCTACTAGTAAAAAATAGTCGGCGGCGACAGAAATCGGCGCCGCGATTAGGCGTCTTCATTCTctggcagagaatgaagccgacccatttttgtcggcggtggttgacactaaatttttgcctccgacgGCGGCGGCTTGGCGGCTAAgccgacaaaaattgtctactcGACGGGGcataattatccattataaaaccaattaaatgcatattttttatatagtaccaaccttcaaatgattcgcgtcaaaatttgacgtctgtaagtcaattagtttgtgaggtagagcgtcttttgtgaagcaacttttgttattgtgaaaaaaatgaaaaaaggaatttcgtgttttgataaaatactgttttctgaagggaaaaaatacggtggaagcaaaaacttggcttaatgagtttccggactctgccccatggaagtcaacaataattgattggtatgcaaaattcaagtgcggtgaaatgagcacggatggcggtgaacgcagtggacgccctaaAGAGGTGTTTAccgatcaaaaaaatccacaaaatgattttgaatgaccgtaaaatgaagttgatcgagatagcagaggccttaaagatatcaaaggaacgtgttggtcatatcattcatcaatatttggatatgcggaagctctgtgcaaaatgggtgccgcgcgatctcacatttgaccaaaacctacaacgtgttgatgattctgaacggtgtttgcagctgttaactcgtaatacacccgaatttttccgtcgatatgtgacaatggatgaaacatggctccatcactacactcctgagtccaatcgacagtcggctgagtggacagtgaccggtgagccgtctccgaagcgtggaaagactcaaaagtccgctggca
It includes:
- the LOC142231629 gene encoding nucleoside hydrolase-like; the encoded protein is MENSEQVGGDGRYVICDCDIGNDDAWALLMLIKGEEFFKKLLQKPHTFSVVQSRSYEILGVTCVRGNTDVDNGVRNALRVLDSVDRLDIPVYRGCDHSIIPPNFEHKFFHGRDGFGDIPNLPVVTSTKVQDEHAVNMMYRNVCQYPKKVDFLLLGPLTNFAVCINMYGQDFLDKVGNLYIMGGNYRGKGNVTKSAEFNFMLDPEAAHIVFESIEKPMVVVPWETCIDGEMNYDLDWRFEVFGKVDSKAMRLMNAVENAFLRPLGYAKWIVCDALAVVSFLFPELTITRSRLYYATIELAGRHTRGQMVLDHKRKDQGNTRVIMNLHKENYQTILSWTGGLVEDAEIEKLLLQQCNGHDNK